The following are encoded together in the Chaetodon trifascialis isolate fChaTrf1 chromosome 3, fChaTrf1.hap1, whole genome shotgun sequence genome:
- the os9 gene encoding protein OS-9 isoform X1 has product MRRESNMAASLVRWLKRLYVFLLICPLCVPAFLNLEELNEMKYGIQILPDPVILGQTKTEEVMMVSSKYKQLYECRLPAQAVRFHQDPASEPDSQGYTGPDIPDLLSPMHNAQCLVKTKDWWTYEFCHGQHIRQYHLEDTEIKGDILFLGYYESEFDWSNETAKASKQHRLKRYHSQTYVNGSKCDLNGNPRETEVRFLCEEGSSDYIARVDEPQSCRYVLTVHTSRTCQHPFLRPPSTAKPQGIVCQPALSAQQYMDYVKAQVSDTKRKVEQISEELRSLDEMLAGNEGADGAVEVTADETSPAPSDDLNQPDRKDTADVSEDVGSEEAEDSDFWEGVTKPGNPKTTAAQQENQAQAADEGFNSVTDNEVIDDGDEVEKFNFKIITDPADLMKFVQHLKESNRKKAQNQAKSQGETPTSDKVVEKLSEEEKDDDEHLLQEFEDEMSDLSVSSDKIEEIKEEMQKEFDNIINEAQQELETEGLKGEFDRTQATQTLETTLDKLLDHLEEKDVQDPEQRTGGVQRASDPTRGSPSLAPKQPDQAADDHVKIKITKYKTGSSPDGEVKVQEMGEGDPQWQHIKDVVKEQLEKAGLKAEGKIEVKILTRKNAQEAGDQWLTEEDTKSFRELLINLLTGGTEEVYKEQKRQQELENNYRFVWGESQEESQSSSTSDSDDVDI; this is encoded by the exons ATGAGGAGAGAGTCGAACATGGCTGCTTCCTTGGTACGGTGGCTGAAAAGATTGTACGTTTTCTTGTTGAtatgtcctctctgtgtcccaGCCTTCTTAAATTTAGAGgagctgaatgaaatgaaatatgggATTCAAATCCTCCCCGATCCCGTCATCTTGGGCCAG ACCAAGACAGAGGAGGTTATGATGGTGTCCAGTAAGTACAAGCAGCTGTATGAATGTCGACTTCCAGCCCAGGCTGTCCGCTTCCATCAGGATCCAGCCTCTGAGCCCGACTCACAGGGGTACACCGGACCTGACATCCCAGACCTTCTCAGTCCAATGCACAATGCCCAGTGTCTAGTGAAG acGAAGGATTGGTGGACCTATGAGTTCTGCCATGGTCAGCATATCAGACAGTACCACCTTGAGG ACACAGAAATCAAAGGGGACATTCTCTTCCTTGGTTATTATGAATCTGAATTTGATTGGAGCAATGAAACAGCGAAG GCCTCCaagcagcacagactgaagcGCTACCACAGTCAGACCTATGTGAATGGATCTAAGTGCGACCTGAATGGAAATCCCAGAGAGACTGAAGTCCGG TTTCTGTGTGAAGAAGGCTCAAGTGACTACATCGCCCGAGTGGATGAGCCTCAGTCATGCCGCTACGTGCTGACAGTTCACACCAGTCGTACCTGCCAGCATCCATTCCTGCGCCCACCGTCCACCGCCAAGCCCCAGGGTATCGTGTGCCAGCCGGCGCTAAGTGCCCAGCAGTACATGGATTACGTCAAGGCTCAAGTGT CGGACACAAAGCGTAAAGTAGAGCAGATctcagaggagctgaggagtcTGGATGAGATGTTGGCTGGTAATGAAGGGGCAGATGGAGCAGTGGAAGTGACAGCAGACGAGACATCACCTGCACCCAGTGATGACCTGAACCAACCGGACAGAAAAG aTACTGCTGATGTTTCTGAGGATGTTGGGTCAGAGGAGGCAGAAGATTCTGACTTCTGGGAGGGAGTTACAAAGCCAGGGAATCCAAAAACAACTGCTGCTCAACAGGAGAATCAGG caCAGGCAGCAGATGAAGGCTTTAACTCGGTCACAGACAATGAAGTCAtagatgatggtgatgaag TTGAAAAATTCAACTTTAAAATCATCACCGACCCAGCAGACCTGATGAAATTTGTCCAACATCTCAAAGAGAGTAACAGGAAG aaagcACAAAACCAAGCCAAAAGTCAAGGAGAGACACCAACAAGCGACAAGGTAGTGGAGAAACTCAGCGAGGAAGAgaaagatgatgatgaacatCTGCTGCAGGAGTTTGAGGATGAGATGTCCGACCTCTCAGTGTCCTCGGACAAGATTGAAGAGATAAAGGAGGAAATGCAGAAGGAGTTTGACAACATCATAAATGAG GCCCAGCAGGAGTTAGAGACAGAAGGTCTCAAAGGGGAGTTTGATCGCACACAAGCAACACAGACACTGGAGACGACGCTGGACAAGCTACTTGATCATTTGGAGGAGAAAGACGTCCAGGACCCAGAGCAGCGAACAGGGGGAGTTCAGAGAGCCAGCGACCCCACCAGGGGCAGCCCCAGCCTGGCTCCAAAGCAGCCAG ACCAAGCGGCTGACGACCATGTTAAGATCAAAATAACTAAGTATAAGACGGGCAGCAGCCCTGATGgggaggtcaaagttcaggaGATGGGCGAAGGAGACCCCCAGTGGCAGCACATAAAGGACGTGGTTAAAGAACAGCTAGAGAAAGCAGGACTGAAGGCAGAAG gtAAAATCGAGGTGAAGATCTTGACGCGGAAAAATGCACAGGAGGCTGGCGATCAGTGGCTGACTGAGGAAGATACAAAGTCCTTCAGGGAGCTTCTCATAAATCTCCTG acCGGAGGCACAGAAGAGGTTTACAAAGAGCAAAAGAGGCAGCAGGAGTTGGAGAACAACTATAGGTTTGTGTGGGGAGAGTCCCAGGAGGAGTCCCAGTCATCCAGCACCTCTGACTCAGACGATGTGGACATATGA
- the os9 gene encoding protein OS-9 isoform X4, translated as MRRESNMAASLVRWLKRLYVFLLICPLCVPAFLNLEELNEMKYGIQILPDPVILGQTKTEEVMMVSSKYKQLYECRLPAQAVRFHQDPASEPDSQGYTGPDIPDLLSPMHNAQCLVKTKDWWTYEFCHGQHIRQYHLEDTEIKGDILFLGYYESEFDWSNETAKASKQHRLKRYHSQTYVNGSKCDLNGNPRETEVRFLCEEGSSDYIARVDEPQSCRYVLTVHTSRTCQHPFLRPPSTAKPQGIVCQPALSAQQYMDYVKAQVSDTKRKVEQISEELRSLDEMLAGNEGADGAVEVTADETSPAPSDDLNQPDRKDTADVSEDVGSEEAEDSDFWEGVTKPGNPKTTAAQQENQAADEGFNSVTDNEVIDDGDEVEKFNFKIITDPADLMKFVQHLKESNRKKAQNQAKSQGETPTSDKVVEKLSEEEKDDDEHLLQEFEDEMSDLSVSSDKIEEIKEEMQKEFDNIINEAQQELETEGLKGEFDRTQATQTLETTLDKLLDHLEEKDVQDPEQRTGGVQRASDPTRGSPSLAPKQPGKIEVKILTRKNAQEAGDQWLTEEDTKSFRELLINLLTGGTEEVYKEQKRQQELENNYRFVWGESQEESQSSSTSDSDDVDI; from the exons ATGAGGAGAGAGTCGAACATGGCTGCTTCCTTGGTACGGTGGCTGAAAAGATTGTACGTTTTCTTGTTGAtatgtcctctctgtgtcccaGCCTTCTTAAATTTAGAGgagctgaatgaaatgaaatatgggATTCAAATCCTCCCCGATCCCGTCATCTTGGGCCAG ACCAAGACAGAGGAGGTTATGATGGTGTCCAGTAAGTACAAGCAGCTGTATGAATGTCGACTTCCAGCCCAGGCTGTCCGCTTCCATCAGGATCCAGCCTCTGAGCCCGACTCACAGGGGTACACCGGACCTGACATCCCAGACCTTCTCAGTCCAATGCACAATGCCCAGTGTCTAGTGAAG acGAAGGATTGGTGGACCTATGAGTTCTGCCATGGTCAGCATATCAGACAGTACCACCTTGAGG ACACAGAAATCAAAGGGGACATTCTCTTCCTTGGTTATTATGAATCTGAATTTGATTGGAGCAATGAAACAGCGAAG GCCTCCaagcagcacagactgaagcGCTACCACAGTCAGACCTATGTGAATGGATCTAAGTGCGACCTGAATGGAAATCCCAGAGAGACTGAAGTCCGG TTTCTGTGTGAAGAAGGCTCAAGTGACTACATCGCCCGAGTGGATGAGCCTCAGTCATGCCGCTACGTGCTGACAGTTCACACCAGTCGTACCTGCCAGCATCCATTCCTGCGCCCACCGTCCACCGCCAAGCCCCAGGGTATCGTGTGCCAGCCGGCGCTAAGTGCCCAGCAGTACATGGATTACGTCAAGGCTCAAGTGT CGGACACAAAGCGTAAAGTAGAGCAGATctcagaggagctgaggagtcTGGATGAGATGTTGGCTGGTAATGAAGGGGCAGATGGAGCAGTGGAAGTGACAGCAGACGAGACATCACCTGCACCCAGTGATGACCTGAACCAACCGGACAGAAAAG aTACTGCTGATGTTTCTGAGGATGTTGGGTCAGAGGAGGCAGAAGATTCTGACTTCTGGGAGGGAGTTACAAAGCCAGGGAATCCAAAAACAACTGCTGCTCAACAGGAGAATCAG GCAGCAGATGAAGGCTTTAACTCGGTCACAGACAATGAAGTCAtagatgatggtgatgaag TTGAAAAATTCAACTTTAAAATCATCACCGACCCAGCAGACCTGATGAAATTTGTCCAACATCTCAAAGAGAGTAACAGGAAG aaagcACAAAACCAAGCCAAAAGTCAAGGAGAGACACCAACAAGCGACAAGGTAGTGGAGAAACTCAGCGAGGAAGAgaaagatgatgatgaacatCTGCTGCAGGAGTTTGAGGATGAGATGTCCGACCTCTCAGTGTCCTCGGACAAGATTGAAGAGATAAAGGAGGAAATGCAGAAGGAGTTTGACAACATCATAAATGAG GCCCAGCAGGAGTTAGAGACAGAAGGTCTCAAAGGGGAGTTTGATCGCACACAAGCAACACAGACACTGGAGACGACGCTGGACAAGCTACTTGATCATTTGGAGGAGAAAGACGTCCAGGACCCAGAGCAGCGAACAGGGGGAGTTCAGAGAGCCAGCGACCCCACCAGGGGCAGCCCCAGCCTGGCTCCAAAGCAGCCAG gtAAAATCGAGGTGAAGATCTTGACGCGGAAAAATGCACAGGAGGCTGGCGATCAGTGGCTGACTGAGGAAGATACAAAGTCCTTCAGGGAGCTTCTCATAAATCTCCTG acCGGAGGCACAGAAGAGGTTTACAAAGAGCAAAAGAGGCAGCAGGAGTTGGAGAACAACTATAGGTTTGTGTGGGGAGAGTCCCAGGAGGAGTCCCAGTCATCCAGCACCTCTGACTCAGACGATGTGGACATATGA
- the os9 gene encoding protein OS-9 isoform X2, which translates to MRRESNMAASLVRWLKRLYVFLLICPLCVPAFLNLEELNEMKYGIQILPDPVILGQTKTEEVMMVSSKYKQLYECRLPAQAVRFHQDPASEPDSQGYTGPDIPDLLSPMHNAQCLVKTKDWWTYEFCHGQHIRQYHLEDTEIKGDILFLGYYESEFDWSNETAKASKQHRLKRYHSQTYVNGSKCDLNGNPRETEVRFLCEEGSSDYIARVDEPQSCRYVLTVHTSRTCQHPFLRPPSTAKPQGIVCQPALSAQQYMDYVKAQVSDTKRKVEQISEELRSLDEMLAGNEGADGAVEVTADETSPAPSDDLNQPDRKDTADVSEDVGSEEAEDSDFWEGVTKPGNPKTTAAQQENQAADEGFNSVTDNEVIDDGDEVEKFNFKIITDPADLMKFVQHLKESNRKKAQNQAKSQGETPTSDKVVEKLSEEEKDDDEHLLQEFEDEMSDLSVSSDKIEEIKEEMQKEFDNIINEAQQELETEGLKGEFDRTQATQTLETTLDKLLDHLEEKDVQDPEQRTGGVQRASDPTRGSPSLAPKQPDQAADDHVKIKITKYKTGSSPDGEVKVQEMGEGDPQWQHIKDVVKEQLEKAGLKAEGKIEVKILTRKNAQEAGDQWLTEEDTKSFRELLINLLTGGTEEVYKEQKRQQELENNYRFVWGESQEESQSSSTSDSDDVDI; encoded by the exons ATGAGGAGAGAGTCGAACATGGCTGCTTCCTTGGTACGGTGGCTGAAAAGATTGTACGTTTTCTTGTTGAtatgtcctctctgtgtcccaGCCTTCTTAAATTTAGAGgagctgaatgaaatgaaatatgggATTCAAATCCTCCCCGATCCCGTCATCTTGGGCCAG ACCAAGACAGAGGAGGTTATGATGGTGTCCAGTAAGTACAAGCAGCTGTATGAATGTCGACTTCCAGCCCAGGCTGTCCGCTTCCATCAGGATCCAGCCTCTGAGCCCGACTCACAGGGGTACACCGGACCTGACATCCCAGACCTTCTCAGTCCAATGCACAATGCCCAGTGTCTAGTGAAG acGAAGGATTGGTGGACCTATGAGTTCTGCCATGGTCAGCATATCAGACAGTACCACCTTGAGG ACACAGAAATCAAAGGGGACATTCTCTTCCTTGGTTATTATGAATCTGAATTTGATTGGAGCAATGAAACAGCGAAG GCCTCCaagcagcacagactgaagcGCTACCACAGTCAGACCTATGTGAATGGATCTAAGTGCGACCTGAATGGAAATCCCAGAGAGACTGAAGTCCGG TTTCTGTGTGAAGAAGGCTCAAGTGACTACATCGCCCGAGTGGATGAGCCTCAGTCATGCCGCTACGTGCTGACAGTTCACACCAGTCGTACCTGCCAGCATCCATTCCTGCGCCCACCGTCCACCGCCAAGCCCCAGGGTATCGTGTGCCAGCCGGCGCTAAGTGCCCAGCAGTACATGGATTACGTCAAGGCTCAAGTGT CGGACACAAAGCGTAAAGTAGAGCAGATctcagaggagctgaggagtcTGGATGAGATGTTGGCTGGTAATGAAGGGGCAGATGGAGCAGTGGAAGTGACAGCAGACGAGACATCACCTGCACCCAGTGATGACCTGAACCAACCGGACAGAAAAG aTACTGCTGATGTTTCTGAGGATGTTGGGTCAGAGGAGGCAGAAGATTCTGACTTCTGGGAGGGAGTTACAAAGCCAGGGAATCCAAAAACAACTGCTGCTCAACAGGAGAATCAG GCAGCAGATGAAGGCTTTAACTCGGTCACAGACAATGAAGTCAtagatgatggtgatgaag TTGAAAAATTCAACTTTAAAATCATCACCGACCCAGCAGACCTGATGAAATTTGTCCAACATCTCAAAGAGAGTAACAGGAAG aaagcACAAAACCAAGCCAAAAGTCAAGGAGAGACACCAACAAGCGACAAGGTAGTGGAGAAACTCAGCGAGGAAGAgaaagatgatgatgaacatCTGCTGCAGGAGTTTGAGGATGAGATGTCCGACCTCTCAGTGTCCTCGGACAAGATTGAAGAGATAAAGGAGGAAATGCAGAAGGAGTTTGACAACATCATAAATGAG GCCCAGCAGGAGTTAGAGACAGAAGGTCTCAAAGGGGAGTTTGATCGCACACAAGCAACACAGACACTGGAGACGACGCTGGACAAGCTACTTGATCATTTGGAGGAGAAAGACGTCCAGGACCCAGAGCAGCGAACAGGGGGAGTTCAGAGAGCCAGCGACCCCACCAGGGGCAGCCCCAGCCTGGCTCCAAAGCAGCCAG ACCAAGCGGCTGACGACCATGTTAAGATCAAAATAACTAAGTATAAGACGGGCAGCAGCCCTGATGgggaggtcaaagttcaggaGATGGGCGAAGGAGACCCCCAGTGGCAGCACATAAAGGACGTGGTTAAAGAACAGCTAGAGAAAGCAGGACTGAAGGCAGAAG gtAAAATCGAGGTGAAGATCTTGACGCGGAAAAATGCACAGGAGGCTGGCGATCAGTGGCTGACTGAGGAAGATACAAAGTCCTTCAGGGAGCTTCTCATAAATCTCCTG acCGGAGGCACAGAAGAGGTTTACAAAGAGCAAAAGAGGCAGCAGGAGTTGGAGAACAACTATAGGTTTGTGTGGGGAGAGTCCCAGGAGGAGTCCCAGTCATCCAGCACCTCTGACTCAGACGATGTGGACATATGA
- the os9 gene encoding protein OS-9 isoform X3 produces MRRESNMAASLVRWLKRLYVFLLICPLCVPAFLNLEELNEMKYGIQILPDPVILGQTKTEEVMMVSSKYKQLYECRLPAQAVRFHQDPASEPDSQGYTGPDIPDLLSPMHNAQCLVKTKDWWTYEFCHGQHIRQYHLEDTEIKGDILFLGYYESEFDWSNETAKASKQHRLKRYHSQTYVNGSKCDLNGNPRETEVRFLCEEGSSDYIARVDEPQSCRYVLTVHTSRTCQHPFLRPPSTAKPQGIVCQPALSAQQYMDYVKAQVSDTKRKVEQISEELRSLDEMLAGNEGADGAVEVTADETSPAPSDDLNQPDRKDTADVSEDVGSEEAEDSDFWEGVTKPGNPKTTAAQQENQAQAADEGFNSVTDNEVIDDGDEVEKFNFKIITDPADLMKFVQHLKESNRKKAQNQAKSQGETPTSDKVVEKLSEEEKDDDEHLLQEFEDEMSDLSVSSDKIEEIKEEMQKEFDNIINEAQQELETEGLKGEFDRTQATQTLETTLDKLLDHLEEKDVQDPEQRTGGVQRASDPTRGSPSLAPKQPGKIEVKILTRKNAQEAGDQWLTEEDTKSFRELLINLLTGGTEEVYKEQKRQQELENNYRFVWGESQEESQSSSTSDSDDVDI; encoded by the exons ATGAGGAGAGAGTCGAACATGGCTGCTTCCTTGGTACGGTGGCTGAAAAGATTGTACGTTTTCTTGTTGAtatgtcctctctgtgtcccaGCCTTCTTAAATTTAGAGgagctgaatgaaatgaaatatgggATTCAAATCCTCCCCGATCCCGTCATCTTGGGCCAG ACCAAGACAGAGGAGGTTATGATGGTGTCCAGTAAGTACAAGCAGCTGTATGAATGTCGACTTCCAGCCCAGGCTGTCCGCTTCCATCAGGATCCAGCCTCTGAGCCCGACTCACAGGGGTACACCGGACCTGACATCCCAGACCTTCTCAGTCCAATGCACAATGCCCAGTGTCTAGTGAAG acGAAGGATTGGTGGACCTATGAGTTCTGCCATGGTCAGCATATCAGACAGTACCACCTTGAGG ACACAGAAATCAAAGGGGACATTCTCTTCCTTGGTTATTATGAATCTGAATTTGATTGGAGCAATGAAACAGCGAAG GCCTCCaagcagcacagactgaagcGCTACCACAGTCAGACCTATGTGAATGGATCTAAGTGCGACCTGAATGGAAATCCCAGAGAGACTGAAGTCCGG TTTCTGTGTGAAGAAGGCTCAAGTGACTACATCGCCCGAGTGGATGAGCCTCAGTCATGCCGCTACGTGCTGACAGTTCACACCAGTCGTACCTGCCAGCATCCATTCCTGCGCCCACCGTCCACCGCCAAGCCCCAGGGTATCGTGTGCCAGCCGGCGCTAAGTGCCCAGCAGTACATGGATTACGTCAAGGCTCAAGTGT CGGACACAAAGCGTAAAGTAGAGCAGATctcagaggagctgaggagtcTGGATGAGATGTTGGCTGGTAATGAAGGGGCAGATGGAGCAGTGGAAGTGACAGCAGACGAGACATCACCTGCACCCAGTGATGACCTGAACCAACCGGACAGAAAAG aTACTGCTGATGTTTCTGAGGATGTTGGGTCAGAGGAGGCAGAAGATTCTGACTTCTGGGAGGGAGTTACAAAGCCAGGGAATCCAAAAACAACTGCTGCTCAACAGGAGAATCAGG caCAGGCAGCAGATGAAGGCTTTAACTCGGTCACAGACAATGAAGTCAtagatgatggtgatgaag TTGAAAAATTCAACTTTAAAATCATCACCGACCCAGCAGACCTGATGAAATTTGTCCAACATCTCAAAGAGAGTAACAGGAAG aaagcACAAAACCAAGCCAAAAGTCAAGGAGAGACACCAACAAGCGACAAGGTAGTGGAGAAACTCAGCGAGGAAGAgaaagatgatgatgaacatCTGCTGCAGGAGTTTGAGGATGAGATGTCCGACCTCTCAGTGTCCTCGGACAAGATTGAAGAGATAAAGGAGGAAATGCAGAAGGAGTTTGACAACATCATAAATGAG GCCCAGCAGGAGTTAGAGACAGAAGGTCTCAAAGGGGAGTTTGATCGCACACAAGCAACACAGACACTGGAGACGACGCTGGACAAGCTACTTGATCATTTGGAGGAGAAAGACGTCCAGGACCCAGAGCAGCGAACAGGGGGAGTTCAGAGAGCCAGCGACCCCACCAGGGGCAGCCCCAGCCTGGCTCCAAAGCAGCCAG gtAAAATCGAGGTGAAGATCTTGACGCGGAAAAATGCACAGGAGGCTGGCGATCAGTGGCTGACTGAGGAAGATACAAAGTCCTTCAGGGAGCTTCTCATAAATCTCCTG acCGGAGGCACAGAAGAGGTTTACAAAGAGCAAAAGAGGCAGCAGGAGTTGGAGAACAACTATAGGTTTGTGTGGGGAGAGTCCCAGGAGGAGTCCCAGTCATCCAGCACCTCTGACTCAGACGATGTGGACATATGA
- the c1galt1lb gene encoding glycoprotein-N-acetylgalactosamine 3-beta-galactosyltransferase 1-B, translated as MKALGSRFSFYAGFVVGTFTLYVFLRQVWFERRVSAQQATSLDKLRDYQQQLEEEEKIWKKERSALFNLKHPHHTGEDGRMADELYKKVRILCWVMTGPKNLEKKARHVKSTWSRHCNVVVFMSSVEDPDFPTVGLGTKEGRDQLYWKTIRAFHYAYEHHAHEADWFLKADDDTYVIVDNLRWVLANHTPDEPIYFGRRFKPYTKQGYMSGGAGYVLSKEALRRFVEGFKNKLCTHTTSVEDLAMGQCMEKVGVLAGDSRDSAHRETFHPFVPEQHLTAKFPKSFWYWSYCYYPISEGPNCCSDLSVSFHYVDASHMYLLEYYTYHLHAFGYRYRYQPPVPVGYSIEQSGSWDAAEGKKELVSQDKGRGEGDDLSRTDKRQDADPPPAAGKDPPAAPVGK; from the exons ATGAAGGCCCTCGGGTCGAGATTCTCCTTCTACGCGGGTTTCGTGGTGGGAACCTTCACCCTGTACGTGTTTCTGCGGCAGGTGTGGTTTGAGAGACGTGTGTCAGCGCAGCAGGCCACCAGCCTTGACAAACTTCGTGACTACCAGCAACAGcttgaggaagaagagaagataTGGAAGAAGGAGAGGTCTGCTCTTTTCAACCTGAAGCACCCTCATCACACAG GTGAGGATGGACGCATGGCTGATGAACTCTACAAAAAGGTGCGGATTCTTTGCTGGGTGATGACTGGACCCAAAAACCTGGAGAAGAAGGCTCGGCATGTGAAGTCCACGTGGAGTCGCCACTGCAATGTTGTGGTCTTCATGAGCTCTGTGGAGGACCCCGACTTCCCCACCGTGGGGTTAGGTACAAAGGAGGGTCGGGACCAACTGTACTGGAAAACGATCCGGGCCTTTCATTACGCCTACGAGCATCACGCCCACGAGGCCGACTGGTTCCTCAAGGCAGACGACGACACCTACGTAATCGTAGACAACCTGCGATGGGTCCTTGCCAACCACACGCCAGATGAGCCAATTTACTTTGGCCGAAGATTCAAGCCCTACACCAAGCAGGGCTACATGAGTGGCGGTGCTGGCTATGTATTGAGCAAAGAGGCTCTGCGGCGGTTTGTAgaaggatttaaaaacaaactgtgcaCTCACACTACCTCTGTAGAAGACCTTGCAATGGGGCAGTGCATGGAGAAGGTTGGGGTGCTGGCGGGGGACTCCAGAGACAGTGCGCACAGGGAGACGTTTCACCCATTTGTGCCCGAGCAGCACCTCACTGCCAAGTTCCCCAAGAGCTTCTGGTATTGGAGTTACTGCTACTACCCCATCTCAGAG ggTCCAAACTGCTGCTCGGACCTGTCGGTGTCTTTCCACTATGTAGATGCTTCACATATGTATTTATTGGAGTACTACACCTATCACCTGCATGCCTTTGGCTACAGATACCGTTACCAGCCCCCCGTTCCGGTAGGCTACAGTATTGAGCAGTCCGGTTCCTGGGATGctgcagaaggaaaaaaagagctgGTTTCTCAGGACAAAGGACGGGGAGAGGGGGATGATCTGTCCAGGACTGACAAGAGACAGGATGCAGATCCCCCTCCTGCAGCTGGTAAAgaccctcctgctgctccagtgGGAAAATAA
- the apof gene encoding uncharacterized protein apof: MMSSKLKWLIVIQLLLNEQALCRVPPSLALRNGLLPGTDFHGEVEETDKQDHQSPLGSQLQLSLPSAENPGPASVVAQKEEQVQSAKHTVSNLKAKLQGLIRDHVHIQGNISCEELLSASTVNDPSSSVFPQELLGLSLVPVLVVAGCPQEAQTLVLKLYDLLGVADTEELLMEVEGLIERRMSKSVSTPAPPSAASPSERDQAERNIEAVMFNIQQLAMLGEGTSMQEGHCEGWTRVSGSMLVGTAVEGAAGDLEEAVSTCERLGVLCAGVTSGGLLKPGRYQAVFKKGSRILPSESSLYECWIPQCSTEEDVSIPTASGRRMKRSPQRSCINKSEERVYNVVEWIPAVSTLYNLGTAVYYASVNCSETAKERAILSAVDLGTDALMVATGGTAGVAGYALGAGVKTGVKAGVRYLLNSMKQEDDVLVNQFSWEEGVITIQ, encoded by the coding sequence ATGATGTCCTCCAAGTTGAAGTGGCTGATTGTGATCCAGCTCCTGCTGAATGAACAGGCTCTGTGCAGGGTCCCACCTTCTCTGGCACTGAGAAACGGTCTGCTTCCAGGAACTGACTTCCACGGAGAGGTCgaggagacagacaaacaggatcATCAGTCTCCGCTGGGATCCCAACTCCAGCTTAGTCTCCCATCTGCAGAAAACCCTGGTCCTGCATCAGTGGTTGCACAGAAAGAGGAGCAAGTCCAATCTGCCAAACATACGGTGTCAAACCTCAAGGCGAAGCTGCAGGGTCTGATTCGAGATCATGTCCACATCCAGGGGAACATCAGCTGTGAGGAGCTGCTATCTGCCAGCACTGTGAATGACccgtcctcctctgtgttcCCCCAGGAGCTGCTGGGTCTCTCTTTAGTGCCCGTGTTGGTGGTGGCAGGCTGCCCACAGGAAGCGCAGACCCTGGTGCTCAAACTGTACGACCTGCTGGGGGTGGCAGATACGGAGGAGCTCctgatggaggtggagggtcTGATAGAGAGGAGAATGAGCAAGTCTGTATCTACACCTGCACCCCCATCAGCAGCCTCGCCTTCAGAGAGGGATCAAGCAGAGCGCAACATAGAGGCTGTGATGTTTAACATCCAGCAACTGGCCATGCTGGGAGAAGGTACCTCTATGCAGGAAGGGCATTGTGAAGGCTGGACCAGGGTGAGTGGAAGCATGCTGGTAGGAACAGCTGTGgaaggagctgcaggtgatCTTGAGGAGGCTGTGAGCACCTGTGAGAGACTGGGAGTCCTGTGTGCTGGGGTGACCAGCGGGGGACTCCTCAAACCTGGAAGGTACCAGGCCGTGTTTAAGAAAGGTAGTCGCATCCTACCATCTGAATCCTCACTGTACGAATGCTGGATCCCTCAGTGCAGTACGGAGGAGGATGTTTCAATCCCCACTGCCTCGGGTCGACGGATGAAGCGAAGCCCCCAGAGGAGCTGCATCAACAAAAGCGAGGAACGCGTGTACAACGTGGTGGAGTGGATCCCTGCGGTCAGCACCCTCTACAACCTCGGCACAGCTGTGTATTATGCCTCGGTCAACTGCTCTGAAACAGCCAAGGAGAGAGCCATCCTCAGTGCCGTAGACCTCGGCACGGATGCTCTCATGGTCGCCACAGGGGGGACTGCCGGGGTGGCAGGCTACGCGCTGGGTGCTGGGGTGAAGACCGGCGTCAAAGCCGGTGTGAGGTATCTGCTCAACTCCATGAAGCAGGAAGACGACGTGCTGGTGAACCAGTTCAGCTGGGAGGAGGGCGTCATCACCATCCAGTAG